In the genome of Lathyrus oleraceus cultivar Zhongwan6 chromosome 4, CAAS_Psat_ZW6_1.0, whole genome shotgun sequence, the window GGAATtgttgggtgcccctttgtgtgaagACACAACTACGGGACAGTCTTCGGGTCAACCTAGGGGTCAaggtattaatttaaaatatcttaaataGTATTATTCAAGTATAACATTAAATAAAGAATCTactgagtatgaaaagataattaaagctcgatgttatattatgattctatttggtaattttttatttcctgaaagtactggtaatacggtaaatattatgtatttgtcgttgttacgaaacataaataaagtaggtacatatagttggggttcagatgttttgtcccatctatatagttcgttgtataaaaatgccaaaaaaaatacttgtacgtTTTATTCTTGCACCTATTTTTTACAAGTATGGGATTGGTCAAGACTGTCGTCACTCGTCCCGGTCAACGAGAAGTCATTCACATTCCCCtatgcaacaaagtaagtttataTTAAATCTTCTAATTTATTAGACTTTATACTACAACTGACtgtaactaatatattttcaatcttttcgatctagatggtcagttaaggggatgaactacaacaggtgttCCAAACACGCTGTAGTAGTTTATCGCAATCTTTTAGACCATATTGGACCAGGCGATGTATTACTACTAAAGAACTCtacttttgattttaaaaaaattatccaATTACATATCCTCTAATCATGTCAAATTGTTATAGAATTTATCTGGAGGTCgtatctgggtcttgatcatcaggttaaccatgatgatgctGCAGTTTGAGCAGCTAACACAAATCATCCTattcactactgtggagatgcactagagtgaccgtgtaaaactgcagttcggcatgtaacaacaaattccagaaccttcgacgtgtttgggagattggtatCAACAAAGGGTCGATGGCTAATGGGATTATTCGGATtggagagacttcgcaaaagagatgtttcgtcattggaggaatcgatggaaacacatcttaaacgaaccagtcatacatggtgctagaccaactcaacattatatggcatgatttaggtcggttacaacgccACAGTTTCtgtctgagccaaggtatttTATTGATCCATGCCAACGAGTTTTGTCATCAAACGCCCAACAACAAATCCCCacccaagaacaatgtcaacccacccaaacccaacgaccaacctcacatAATCACCATACCATATACATCTAACCAtcaaacacccaacctcgcaaccaGTTCATATCACACACTCAATCTCAAAATAAGGAatcaaaccctaaccaccaacaaccatacacAGCCACCACATCTGTCTATAGCCCGAATGATTCATACGATTCAACCTCAtgtcatcgtagccccccacttatgaacacccaaacatcctatcgccacaacacccaaccattgtttgactttagtacaccacaagaaccattgcttcgttttcaaaatgattcaatgtcccaattcgggaaaccataccatccacaaaccACTCAACTACAACAACCCAACTACGAGAACATGGACATCGAACTCAATTGTGGAAGCTCCGTTGACGACAACCCCCCAACTATTGaggagaaatgatgacaaatctatcaaataccgttggacctttcaccagaccttcacaccagccaccattgcatcatgtcagcactcaaagacccaAAACACCTCAGagaaatcgtgggagacctcgaaggcAGGCTAACTCACttggatgtggaacagggggacgtttCAATCGGACGGGTTATTGATTTTCTTGTcaattattatgtattttaattttatattataatattaataattatttttcatttacgtatttaattatttataagtataaaatatttaaaaaattaacatagagcatgcgccacatgcattggcgtATACACATGATGTAGTGTATTCATGCGCCAATGCAATTGTCTTCTTTGCAAGCATGCGCCAATGCACTTGACTTCATTGCATGCATGTGCCTAGGCCATTGACGCCTCGGTTTAATAGAAAAATAGATGTGTCAACTGACCCATGCTTAATGAAATGTGGTTATTTTCgtaaatattttaaaaaataagttatttgaaaattttaattgaaaaatgtgattatttaaaataaaaaatctcaAACTTAATTAAACTAAAGATTTATATTCCATTTGATTTCAACAAATCCATATGTATTTGTTTTGACAAATACTAATATAATCCCATTAACAAGAAGAAAAAAACAGATATTAGGAAACGGTTTAATATTCGAACATTTACTAAACAAAATATTATCTTTGACAATTATTATacttaaaataattttaaaatattaaatagtTATACATTCAAtgaacttaaaaattaaattcacttataattttaaattttttctaAAATATGATTTTTAAAGTTGTATACTGATGGAGTAGTCAATTCAATTGTCGTTATCAAAATCGAACTTAAATTAAATTTGAAAGTGAGGAATTTTGGAAATTATGttaaaattaatttgaaaaaataaattatttgggtaaaaaattatatttttgaAACAATATATTAAAATTTGTCTTAATAAATTTTTTTCCTTACAATTCAGAAAAAAAAATATTCTTTCCCATATAATTTAGGATGAAATGAATAATGTTTATCCTAATTTATgttaaaaaattaaatttttaaatttctaacaattaaatagataaatCCAAAATTAAATTTCTATTTATAACTTTTTAATATACTTGTCTTTTAATTTTAAAGCACTTTCTTAGTAAGGCTTTTCCAGTGTCCTTCTTTGTCTATATATTTCTTCCTCCATGTGACCAAGGAGCAAATGAGATTTCATACATTACTGTGAATAATGGGAGAAAGTGAAACAACAATGAAAGCAATTGAGAAAGAAAGCTTTGAGATCAGTGGAAAACATGAATTTGAAGATGATGATCCTAAGATCATCTACAGAGGCTGGAAGGTCATGCCTTACATCATAGGTAACTAACTAAGGAGTAGGAAAACATGTTTAATCTCTCTCTTACAATCTTTCACAGTGTTTTTTTAGTCTAATTATTGTTGAAATTTTTGATGAAAGGAAATGAAATATTTGAGAAATTGGGAGCCATTGGAACATTAGCGAACCTGCTGGTTTATCTTACAACAGTATTCAACCTGGATAACGTCACAGCTGCGAACATCATCAACATCTTCAGTGGCAGTACCAACTTTTCTACCTTGCTTGGTGCTTTCTTCTCCGATACATTTTTCGGCCGCTACAAGACTTTAGCAGTCTGCTCAATTATTTGCTTTCTGGTATGCTGCCATGATTCACTGAGATTCAACCCTTTTCATTTCGGTTGATAATAAACCCTTTTAATTATCAGGGATTGCTTGGAATAGAATTTACAGCATTATTCAAGAATCTTCATCCGCCACAGTGCAAAAAGGAAAGCGCAACATGCAAAGGACCAACTCCGGGACAAATCTTTTTTCTAATGTCGGCATTTGTTTTAATGATAATAGGTTCTGCAGGGGTTAGACCATGTAGTTTAGCTTTTGGTGTTGATCAATTCAATCCGAAAACAGATTCGGGAAAGAGAGGTATCAACAGTTTTTTCAATTGGTACTTTTTTACGGTTACTTTTGCACAGATGGTGTCTTTGACATTAATTGTGTATGTACAATCAAATGTGAGTTGGGCAATTGGTCTTGGAATTCCGGCTGCTTTGATGTTCATAGCTTGTGTCGTGTTTTTCGTCGGAACCAAATATTATGTTAGAATTAAACCAAATGGAAGTCCCATCAAAAGTATTGTTCAAGTTTTAGTGGTTGCAGTCAAGAAAAGAGGACTTAAACTACCTTCTCAGAATCCAATGCTTTCACTCTTTGATTATGTTCCACCTAGCTCTCTTAATTTAAAGCTTCCTTACACAAATCAATTCAGGTGAATGCATCAATCTTTTCTGTTAATTTTTCTGTTAACTTCATGTTTTTCTTATTATTTGGTTCAATCAATATTAATAGGGTTTTGGACAAAGCTGCAATAATCACTCCACGAGACACGATAAATCCAGATGGTTCAGCAGCTGATCCATGGAGTCTTTGCAGCATACAACAAGTTGAAGAGTTTAAGTGTTTGGTCAGATTATTACCTATATTCTTTTCAGGCATTTTGTTCTTTCTATCTCTCTCTCAACAACACACATTCCTTGTTTTTCAAGCTCTTCAATCAAATAGACGACTCGGAAATAGC includes:
- the LOC127073847 gene encoding protein NRT1/ PTR FAMILY 2.11, coding for MGESETTMKAIEKESFEISGKHEFEDDDPKIIYRGWKVMPYIIGNEIFEKLGAIGTLANLLVYLTTVFNLDNVTAANIINIFSGSTNFSTLLGAFFSDTFFGRYKTLAVCSIICFLGLLGIEFTALFKNLHPPQCKKESATCKGPTPGQIFFLMSAFVLMIIGSAGVRPCSLAFGVDQFNPKTDSGKRGINSFFNWYFFTVTFAQMVSLTLIVYVQSNVSWAIGLGIPAALMFIACVVFFVGTKYYVRIKPNGSPIKSIVQVLVVAVKKRGLKLPSQNPMLSLFDYVPPSSLNLKLPYTNQFRVLDKAAIITPRDTINPDGSAADPWSLCSIQQVEEFKCLVRLLPIFFSGILFFLSLSQQHTFLVFQALQSNRRLGNSNFNIPGASYQVVLMLSMTIWLAIYDRLVVPFLRRFTGKEAGITLLQRVGVGIFLSILCMLVSAVVEIQRRRLALTDPVGILPRKGAISSMLGYWLVPQLILAGVSEAFCAVGLTEFYYKQFPENMKTIAGSLFFCTMAGSSYLSAFLISIVHKTTSNSATGNWLSEDLNKGRLEYFYYLIAAIELFNFGYFLMCSKWFKYRETSSSISSA